Below is a genomic region from Zea mays cultivar B73 chromosome 9, Zm-B73-REFERENCE-NAM-5.0, whole genome shotgun sequence.
GGCTATATAGGTAAACTGTCACTCAAATTGAGGTGAAAGAGAGGAGATTTTATTTTAAGAGCAAGAGTAAAGATAAGTGTCAAGGCAAGACCGATGTATGACAAGGTAATGGTGATAGCAAAGAAAACACACAACAATGgatggagttaaaaactcgcaagcGACAAGGAAGTGGATATGACCAATGAAAATACGTAAAATAAAACTATaaaattgagatggaagagagaaggttttaaaggacaggtataacataagcatcaaggtaagatatagaagtgacaagggtaaagatgataatcgtgaaaagcataaccaaggatagagttaaggcaagactcgcaaagtggcgaagtggagaaaataatcaagggtaagataTGTATGGTTCCAATGGAAGGGTTGAAGTAAAAATCCTTTACTGAGGAAAGTTACAAGAAATTAAcaagatcaccaaggatgtgcaaaataaaaaTGACCGCTCATAAACCGTTAAGGAACAGGGGTGGTCAAGGTCATGTAAGCTGAAATGTTTTGAACAGTCATTGAGGTATGAAGATAAGCATAAAAAAGATGAGAGTATGCAAGATTTCAAGAAGATGAGCATACAAATACCAAGAGCCAAGAAATTGCTGAAAGACAACGTCTTAACAATAGaagaggaaagggtctcaaaagacaggaagATCATGGACATACAAAACTGAAATGTCTAAGTAGTCAGTAGAAATTTAGAGGCAAGTATTCGAAACAAGAGTATTAAAGGGGTACAAGCATGTCAGTGCCAAAGGACTAGAGTTCGCCAGATGGTAACTTTAATGACGAAAGAGGAAAGAATTCcaaaaagacaagaaggttatggtcagggggcatctacaaagatatcGCAAGCACAAAAGTAAgttagatctaatagattgagaagagtatagaccatactagaataaaatactttttggaaaggggacatataggagcacaacataaaattagtcgaggtgactaatattttgaagcagaatcaaggatgaggtgaagtaatagtcaataagtccttaaaacggccaatgctactctaggtcagcggtcctacagtcagcacagctttgataccacttatgtcacacccggtttcagaaggcaaaccaaatgcgaactatgtacgtgccaggatcagaattcacgtacacagcgattacataaatgaacatcatcgcacagtgctcgaataataacataaaagagtattaacttattacatcacagagtcatagacatccacatagtcatcaacttaacagttaaatcaaagtgctagcgaaacgcagtaaagataaggccttcacaagcagctgactgggggttgccgccaacccacacctaaaactcgtcgtagtcttggaactcctggaagtctccttccacgacttcgtcttctcctgagcagtggttgcaatgtggacaacctggtgttttgtggtaaagcaaggatgagtacacatcaacgtactcagcaaatgccccgtttggctgaagtggactagctttatgtggggttaggcttaagcagttgcttttagttggtcaggtatttattattagtgaagccaggttttagcaataactaacccgtgaatcatttcctcatcgaggaacatcattatcatcatcgaaccaaaatcatatatggaaccattgtatctcgaaccatttgtatctctaatcaaagaggatcccaaggctgctcttaaccgtgagcacggctgatatatcagtttcactaccctctgcagaggtcgcacactttacccatgagccgtgattccctctctagcccgggcttgcaagacccttattcactcccaaggtgaatggccagggattcactacgaagcctttacaaagattccctagaggtcatagctgcccgttaggtttctccagtttgataaacacagtacctctccccgcaggagggtgactaaaaacaaaacgaaagaacctcggcactcagcctcggcagagcaagcactgtgcctggaccccattgacggcacgacggcgaagcaactacacttctagttcctctaattaattagctaagggcaccccattccaccctcatggttgcactgttatcccgggtggtctctcaacgaacaggtccttacggagaggtactcaggaaacagcctgagccccctagagtatcacaagatcatcaacatcatcaggataacagtatcataaatagtctcatcatgttcattgattaagttaaggcaatagcagaatgctaaccataacagcccataaggtcagcaaggataaagtaaagtgtaaagctagtcaatccttaggtttcaagtaagtaatgcgggatggtAAGTTATAAgtggataggacataatgggtcagaggacacttgccttcaccaagctgctgctcCTCAGGGTCCtctcctgcaattccctcagactccacgaacggcccgatatctacgcgagtgcaaacatacatccaacattcttgaaatggtagaaaacagtacaccatacaacagtatagatcaaataaatatgcacgcgacaaagaattcgcatctacgactacgcgAGAACGGAACCGAGACGACTGAGGGATATCACATGTATACTAAGCGAATatgaattataatatttaattcggcTTAATCATATTAACAGACAATAATCACATGCCGAGTAAAATTACTACTTAGTCCCGATTAGTGTGTTGTTCGAATAACCGTTGCTTAAATATATATTTACTTAGCGCGAGCTATTCTAGGTGAGATGAATCATTAGCGTGCGTAAAACGCACGACGACACGTGTGAACAACACGCACAACGCGCGCGAACAGCACGCGACGATGAGCCCAACACGCACGAACAACACGCAGACAACACCTACGACACACGAGAATTACTAATAATCATCGCGTTTATACTAAATAAATATTACTTCACAAAACATTTGAGGTGGCATTAATCATGTTAATCGGTATTTTCAAAGCGCCAATTAAAATTGTAGGATAGGCTTAACTAGATTTCTATTTTAATAATTATCAACTAACTAAATAATTAACGAAAGCATGTGTCGCGACAAAATAATGCTACTAACACGCGGGATAGATGAACGGGTTCGGGGGTAGACGGGCGTCGTCTACGGATAGACGAACGCGAACAGCAAGCCGTCACACGAGAATCGCCAAATAGATGtaatgtttatactaaacaagtattaattcaAAATCATCTACGTTAACATTATTAACGCGTCGGCAATGTTATCCCGAAGCTAACGTAATTTGAACAGGTCGAAATTGATTTATAACGTGAAAGATTTCGCTTATTTAACGAACTAGGAGCTTATACGTAATGAACCATATGCTTCGTGGACTAGCAATTAGTTTTTGCATGACTTAGGAGAATAGTAAATTAATTCTAGAATAAAAGCAGGATCTTTTCTTTAAAAGGCAGCTGAGCGATGTGTCGCAAATTTATTGGCTGGAAGGCTGGCCACGTGGAGGGCTACAAAGAGCACAACCACAGCAACTCCTGAGAGGATCTAGTGTGGAGCGGTTTCTAGATATTTTCCTGCATGCACCAAGGAACGTGGATGTATGACATCATTGGCATGCATGGAGCCCACAAGGTTGTTTCTAAATATTGCGTGACGGATTGCTTTTTCTTCCACCTCTCACGAACATGCATGGTTTCTTTTCCACTAAAATCGAACGGGTGATTACAGGCGCGGGCGGCTCCAGCTGAGCAGACTCACAAGGAGCCAGGGTGTAGTCGACGGCCACCGAGGCATGGAACGCAGGTTGGCAGCGGCGCTAGCAACTACCGCGGTAGGGGCAGACTGGCGGCGCACGCAGGGGAGCACGACCGGCCATGGCTGCGCCGGCTATGGTGCTACTCGGGACGAGGGCGCCGCCTGCAGACCACTCGGCCACCGAGTCGAGGCTTTGGCAGGGAGCTTGCTGGGAAAGCAGGGGCGCTGCAATGCCGTGCGCGCGACAGCCATGGCTTCCTGCGCAGGGGCGCCGCGCTGAGGAAGAAAGAAAGGGGGAAGGGGGGACAAACACTCACCTCGGGCAGAGCTCGGACGGCGAGGAGAACAATGACGACGCTCGGCGTGTCGCAGCATGGTGGATGGCGACAAAAGCTCCTTCGGCAAGACGACGACGAGTGCAGGAGTGCAGGGACGAGGTAGGCCAGCGGAGCTCGTGTGGAGAGGGCGGGCGCGGCTCGGCGAGGAAGTTAAGACTGCCATTGCCATGAGTAGCTAAGAGATCGCAGGGAGGGAGAGGGGTTCGCCTGCCGCCTGCGGACGACCAGTAACCGAAGGGGCTCGCACGATCTGGCTCAGGAGGAAATGACAGATCTGGCTCAGGAGGAAATGacgaggggttatgcaaccataCAGTGTGTATACATATAAAAGGGAGGATGTGGAAGGCCGTTGCCAAAATCGTCACGGATCGTGCCGTGACCGAGCGAGAGAGGTGGTTGCGTGTACGATAATGTACGACAATGTACGACGAAGCGAGACGAGGTTGATGAGGGATTGAGGGTAAACAAAGGTAGCTGTTGAGGGGTAGACACCGTAGGTAGATGAGGATAGATGGGGTAGACGCGAACATCACAACTTTTGCGAGGAGAAGAGGATGTTTGACGTTCTCACGAAAAGGTCACGAGATCTAGAACGCGTTCAACGAGAGGgagatgtatatatatatatatatatgtattatTGAGTTTCTAGAATTTTATAGTTTTTTCGCAAATGCTAAATTTTAAGTatttaattaatattagaaaaaaaactaaaattcatatttaatacccGAAGAATTGTTCTGAAGATTTCAACACTCTTGAGAAAATCCTCGAGATATTTTTAACCTGTTACGATAAcattttgcactcataaacactatgcaatggcatgaatgcaacaatcgaggcttctctaggattttattttactatgctaaaaacttatatatatataataaaataactctccattatttagaagaaaaaaaacaggtaaaggagagggtaacacttgaatttggtggatatttgaaaagaaattttatacccccagattcagggtgttacaaaggtcgaggtcgagtccgagcccttgggtcgggcgagacggagaccgtcggctgaggccaaggccgagccctagggtcgggcgaggtggagttcgtcgtcttccggggccgagcccgagtccgagccctgggtcgggtgaggcggagttcgtcgtcttccggggccgagcccgagtccgagccctgggtcgggcgaggcggagtttcctatggcgcccgaggccgggcttggccgctgtgagcctcactctgtcgagtggcacagcagtcggagcgatgcgGGCGGCGCTATcttcttgtcagactggtcagtggagcggcgaagtgaatgtggtcacttcggctcagtcgactgaagggcgcgcatcaggataaggtgttaggccatctttgcattaaatgctcctgcgatacggttggtcggcgtggcgacttggccaaggttgcttcttggcgaagactgggcctcgggcgagccgaaggtgtgtccgttgctggagggggtcctcgggcgagacgtaaatcctccggggtcggctgcccttgcctgaggctgggcttgggcgaggcgagatcgtgtcccttgagtggaccgagccttgacttaatcgcacccatcaggcctttgcagctttgtgctgattggggttaccagctgagattaggagtcttgggggtacccctaattatggtccccgacattattggagcgttcgtgccatctcatggaggccagatctgcaagtctacgccaggcggtggagccagaagccagttccgcgagctctccttcccccttcgtcgAATAAGCAcgtcaagctcactggatccctttgatgcataaattacctatgatttttcaaccacaaccctcagcctattattttatgcatgatatgattttgagacaagttattatggccacccagtcgcttgccacaatcaatccttgatatatatgttccaaatgatttgagaaaaggtgtgagttttcaaaagaaaatgcttttcaaaatgtgtatgatgaagggttttcacccttatcaccttgtgagtgggataatcagggactccctggtttaggggagggcctaaggtgttggctcagctggtttaggcgtgagcagaaggattgtcccctcatataaggaccggtttgtcatcttcactacctatactccttaatagtacaaccactcgagactgtgtgggcagtcactcaatctgaactcgtacggtccaaccccagggttatgaaggctggggagcaccgggaggataaggagggggaaaatttgtccggtttggacatggtggtggcctgactccttccggataaccgttaaggttaggacgtgcggggaaagaaagagagtcggattcgggtctcattggccatgggatcgcagagtcgaactagtgggtaaagtgtacccctctgcgcagagttcaaacctattcgaatagtctgtgtccacaggaatggacgagtctggtatggtatggcaattaatgttttgttttccaaaaaaagagatggttttgagaaaagtggtttttaaaaggttcggcggttgagccgtgagctatggtggacgggaagtccagtagctatttttgaaaaggaaaactagtgggaaactgctgagatacctggatggtttagtccaggggattttgttataatactgaaaaacttcctgctccttttggagaggatacgctttgcaaaaatacaaaatgtttttcaaaacaactctgcataaaatattgctgtttctgcgaaatatcctgagctccacatattccatgcattatatctgatttccccattccacgggtgaaggtgggctgctgagtacgtttgtactcacccttgcttatttgttgtttttcagaaaaaggagatcgggtaagagttacgactgttcccaaccttgcttgtggctgttggaccgctgatttgcttcgctgcgtatatcgggctgcttcagccccactctgatgatatgtcccgagttgtggaccaactcttaaagttgttcgccacctttataggtttgtctcgtttaagcagatctgaaatcatctgatgtataaatgtgtttactagcctcctgggactagtaattatatcacatttgagtcccagaggattggggacgcttcaggtggtatcatagctgttaggttggccgcaggacgtaacccttagccagatcaaaagtttttgagtcaaagctattttcttaaaaaaaatcttgctctcatcccttcatttcaaaaatgttttcccctttccttctctcagaagtcagatggaggtccgttgccaaaccagcttttgccagaatgaagatggtttccccaagttgctgagagcatgcacaattcgcctcggaatcaggagccagccagagtatgatggtcgtgaattcgtcgagcatggcacagagaagtgtgtcgtgactatatacattggatccagtccgcaccatgtggaatggagtgtcactactgctgggcacagattcaaagacacctgccaagtcgtcgctcacaaggcattgagggccctgtgtcagatctatgaagaagaagtggccgacaccccactcagattctttctgccctttcagagagaccgtcccgcttggatggccaggatgcgtgcattggaggagcagcagctgcttgaggatgaccccacaatcgtgtacctcactgcatacctgctcaccctggatgcacaatatgatttcttggctcggcaccaccgttagatgattgcccgagcagaagatgcagagaagcgcaaccgtcagctgcatgtgaatctcaccacagctcaagcccgtgcaactgccttggagagtcgtgaagtcattgctgttgaagccctgaagcaagccaaggatgagcacgtccagaagttgatggaggcctacttggtcacccataaccaacgtagagccctgcggatccaagagcccgcttcatccaacccagttcaacccaggagagtagaagacccccagattcttgaaggtcacccggtctctaccagaggagaaaagaaggcttgggaacccccggaaggagccatagtcttggaaggaattccagtctcccctaaggctatggataagcaagagcaccctgaatcctcccaagatcccccgccagagttgtttgagcccctcaccatgaagaagattccagcaccgtcccttgaggtcaaggaagaagctgcaagcaccccgccagcaccgccgccctcagaggagctacaagagccagtcccgcttgaagaagagtttgaccctgtcttgccatctcagtcgccgccagaagaagtcatcaacatcagctcgctcttgacccatccagaagatgtctcagattgaagttgtgtgcaagccttgccagaagagaagttgcctggtctaaaattagttatgcccagtcctctgcgtgcattgggtaatgaagttttcttcactttggctagagccccgcATGTATGAgacgtaatcgtgtagactcgtgttttgcaaaactctaattatgtggccccctagggcatttcaaaatgaattttcacttgatgttttctccccttttgagtgcatatgtgatgctttaacgttagtgctcataagtcctggttagcatagttatcaattcaggagccgagcaatagtagttatgcttagcccctgaATCTGAGtaatccgtgctttggaaaaactctattcttcccttattcaaaacatttgatttgtttgtgcttatcattgctgagcttgtgtgttttctttctttttaagaaaggttttctctaaaaacatagatcacaaattagacctaatcctcaccttatgcttccattctcatcttaacccatctcaagagaaaagcaccttgcccaagaagataccgggaagcttacccttgaagcctggaacaagctacagaagaaacctgtccagctgctcagtcaaaaggaccgaacgtgagaatcaaagcactgcccctgagtcaaagtaaatagaaaaagaggacagaagaagttattaccatatagagaggcaaagattcttggaaccatagaccacaaacatcagggtcatcgaccccaccactcacccgtgccccccgcacgcgtgcccgcctccatgcgcactaccaccgcccacacccccctttgcagcgcacccaccaccgccatcatcaccgacaacaccagaccccctccccttgtcgcacccgctaccgcgtagcacctactccatcaccaccactctgcaaccgagcacccccgctcgcctataaacccccccacTGGCTCCTTCAActaccatctcgctcaaagcaaagcacactccagataaatcccctctgccagatcgcaagcaactccattttccactccctcgcccctaagatcacaatgcttggtgattcttgggttgaagactgttgtacatggttcatagtctttggtttcctcctctgtatgatggtaatactctgtgatagaatcctccaatgggaagagcaaagagaaagaaagggtcagtgagaagagaaaagaagatagtgaagagaagataagaagaaggttctcccagaatcaaccctgtgtcagtcatttctctgcatcctgctcaagcagcaacagcagaagaaggccccgtaacacccttgttatgatgtacttcaaggagttcaaatccccaagattgaagagttctaccctcattcattttaagtggggtagtgttccagtaaagttcctgctatggagaaaaagaagaagacctgtagcaagcttgtggaggaccggaTCATCGAAGCATAAAAGTttttggatgagaagtggtcacccaagttccgttaaTGAAGCACCAAAAGACCAATCAagtaaggaatccatgtgggagtttgcaagagaaaagtttgtgtgttggcatcgatgcttcttcaataagctagctgccaagcgaaagctgaagcctgaagatgatctttgagtagccagaatcagcatttgcaatcagcaaccagatgctcctcaaaggccggattttgttaaagttccatctcctcgaagagtctgcaaagtgaagatatgtagctgaagtaaagctatacccataacccttctgagccgaatctcgaggacgagattccttttaagtggggtagatttgtagcatcccaaaaattcaaatcttggaattttctcaaactcgctctaaattcaaaatgaatttcaaatttcatttcaaaatgtttgtttgcgagttgatatcagcaaataaaatatagtggtctatattctctccaaaatcctcctcaaatatcctacaaatgtttctccagtgccccccctcaaattctttccagaaatactgcctagat
It encodes:
- the LOC100274657 gene encoding uncharacterized protein, with the translated sequence MAMAVLTSSPSRARPLHTSSAGLPRPCTPALVVVLPKELLSPSTMLRHAERRHCSPRRPSSARDIGPFVESEGIAGEDPEEQQLGEGCPHCNHCSGEDEVVEGDFQEFQDYDEF